The genome window gaatatttttaataGGCATTTATTCCTGAATCTTATTCAATGTTCAAAGCGTATGAATTTTTTCAGTTGGCATTTTTTGAatgattttaatttcaattGCTTGCTTCAACATGCTCTTAATATACTTTCTCGTTTTCATCAATAAGGTTGAGGCAAAGAGGGCCTTATCCAGAGAGGAGCAGCAAACGTCTGGAAGAGCAGGAAACTTCAATCCTCCTAGGAACAGCGGAGGTTCTGGAAATGTTGGGAccaagaaaatatttgttggaGGGCTGCCTCCCACTCTGACAGAAGACGGATTTCGTCAGTATTTTGAAGCCTATGGCCATGTAGCAGATGTAGTTATAATGTATGACCAGAATACTCAACGTCCTCGTGGATTTGGATTCATTTCTTTTGATTCTGAAGATGCAGTTGAAAGAGTTTTACATAAGACCTTTCATGATCTGAATGGTAAGCAAGTTGAAGTTAAGAAGGCTCttcctaaagatgccaatcctGGTGGAGGTAACCGTTCCATGGGGGGTGATGGTGGTGGCAGTTACCAGGGATATGGTGCTTCTGCCGGTAACACAAGTAGTTATGATGGTCGAATGGATTCCAGTAGGTACATGCAGTCTCAGAGTACTGGAGGGGGTTATCCATCTTATGGCTCTTCTGGGTATGCTGCACCTGGCTATGGCTATGGTCCTGCCAATAATGGTGTTGGCTATGGTGGTTATGGCGGTTATGGTAGTGCCAATAGTGGATATGGTGGGCCTGCTGGGGCAGCCTATGGTAACCCAAACATTGCAGGTGCTGGTTATGGGAGTGCTCCCGCTGCTGCTGCTAGAGCTTCATGGAGCAATCAAGCTCCCTCTGGTTATGGTGCTATGGGCTATGGGAGTGCTACTCAATGGGGTGCTCCTGGTGCTGGCAGTGGTCGTCCAGGTTCAGAACCTGCTGGACAATCTCCTAGTGCAGCTGCGGGTTATGGGAATCAAGGTTATGGGTACGGTGGTTATGGTGGAAGTGATGGATCTTATGGGAATCCATCTGGTTATGGTGCTGTTGGTGGGCGTTCTGGGAGTACTCCAAACAGCAATGTTAGTGGTGGTGGGGTTGATGCACAAGGCAATGGTGGCAGCTACATGGGCAGTGGCTATGGTGATGCCAATGGGAATTCAGGGTATGGAAATTCTGGGTGGAGGTTTGATCCATCTCAAGCAAATGGTCCCCATGCAACACAGGTTGGTTATGGGAGTGGCTATGGTGGTGGTCAGTCTCGGCAAGCTCAACAACAGTAAATTTCAAGAATTTCAGGCCAGCTGGAACCTCGTCTTTGTTACATTGAACCTTGTGGTTTCTCTTTTCCAGCGGCGAGGATAGCAACTCAAGTTGAATCCCAATAAGCTTTGGGTCTGGTTGGATTGCTTGATTTCCAGTAGTTTCTAGTATCTATTTTGATAGTTTATAATAAGTAGTAATTGCAAGGCGTACTAGGTCtcccatttaatgtttttgagtGTGGTTCTAAATTTGGCGTGCTTATAATTGTCTACTAGATCTTAtgagcttttctttttttgccgtAGTGTTTAAGCCGTAGTTGCTTATATAACTTAATTTATGTTAGTTTGATTGCAATTAATTATTTTGCTGCTattagtttgtttgttttcataTTACCATTTTCAAATAGGGTGATGCTAAGAGAGATTTATTGAATAGTTGTATTGGTAGATTTATGGTGAcaaggagaatttttttttctgataagGTAGTTTTGGTGATAGCAGTGGAGTTATGAATGAGCCATTTGGGTTGAACACTTGGTAATGGTAGCGGTACTCGTAATGGTAACGTTACTCATAGTGGTAGTCAACTCTTTCAGGATGGCATAATCATTTCTCCTGTATTTGCCCTTGTGTTGTACAGGAGGGTCGCTCGAGTTCTGATGTGGAGTAACCTGAACACTAATTGAATTGATGAACAGAGCTTGAGTGTGTGGTGTTCAACATCAAATGGCGGTGGAAGAGTATTTGTTCGGTGTGTGGTGTTCAACATCAAATGGCAGTGGAAGAAGAGTTTTTGTTCAGGTGAATTTTGAGAGGTCAGTTTTTAGATCGGCAATGCCAATCATGGTTTGTGGTAAACAGCCTGCAGAATGTGTTGTAGTTAGTTGCTGTAGCCTCTCTAAACTGTTTAGGCAATGATTGTAGATGTTTTGGATGCCATAATTGGCTGTGAGAGGTTTTCTTAGATGTTAGCGCTAGAGTTGAATCAAGTTTTAAATCTTATGGAAGGCCTTTAAATCGTCGAAGCCTTTGTCCCAATGACCTTTTAAGGCAGGCTAGATGAATCTATATAAGAAATCAAAGATATCTCGTT of Tripterygium wilfordii isolate XIE 37 chromosome 13, ASM1340144v1, whole genome shotgun sequence contains these proteins:
- the LOC120013032 gene encoding heterogeneous nuclear ribonucleoprotein 1-like, producing MDSDQGKLFIGGISWETTEDKLQDYFSHYGEVLQAVVMRDKITGRPRGFGFVVFADPAVLDAVLQDKHTIDGRTVEAKRALSREEQQTSGRAGNFNPPRNSGGSGNVGTKKIFVGGLPPTLTEDGFRQYFEAYGHVADVVIMYDQNTQRPRGFGFISFDSEDAVERVLHKTFHDLNGKQVEVKKALPKDANPGGGNRSMGGDGGGSYQGYGASAGNTSSYDGRMDSSRYMQSQSTGGGYPSYGSSGYAAPGYGYGPANNGVGYGGYGGYGSANSGYGGPAGAAYGNPNIAGAGYGSAPAAAARASWSNQAPSGYGAMGYGSATQWGAPGAGSGRPGSEPAGQSPSAAAGYGNQGYGYGGYGGSDGSYGNPSGYGAVGGRSGSTPNSNVSGGGVDAQGNGGSYMGSGYGDANGNSGYGNSGWRFDPSQANGPHATQVGYGSGYGGGQSRQAQQQ